A genomic segment from Luteolibacter ambystomatis encodes:
- the bioB gene encoding biotin synthase BioB, giving the protein MTFSELKRLHSLPFFELLKQSRAVHEANWPESEVQLCTLLSIKTGGCSEDCSYCAQSARYNSGIEIERLMSKDTIMERARAARETGSTRFCMGAAWRGVRGGTQRFEQVLDIVRDVSSLGMEVCVTLGELGPDEAVALKEAGVTAYNHNLDTSPEHYPNIVTTHTYEDRLRTISNVQKAGMSVCCGGILGLGETIDDRLKMLEVISSFNPQPESVPINSLMPMPGTPLAENPQVDPLDLARMIAVTRIAIPKAKVRLSAGRTRLSDEAQALCFFAGANSIFYGDKLLTAKNPAVEKDRALLSKLGLGTLAPNPALTAPEADPEQPLSPACETGSHCGCC; this is encoded by the coding sequence ATGACATTCTCCGAGCTCAAGCGTCTCCACTCCCTCCCGTTTTTCGAACTGCTCAAGCAGAGCCGCGCCGTTCATGAGGCGAACTGGCCGGAATCGGAGGTCCAGCTTTGCACCCTGCTTTCCATCAAGACCGGCGGCTGCTCGGAGGACTGTTCCTACTGCGCCCAGTCCGCCCGTTACAACTCGGGCATCGAAATCGAGCGCCTGATGAGCAAGGACACCATCATGGAGCGCGCCCGCGCCGCCCGTGAAACCGGCTCCACCCGCTTCTGCATGGGTGCCGCCTGGCGCGGTGTCCGCGGTGGCACGCAGCGTTTCGAACAGGTGCTCGACATCGTCCGCGATGTCTCCTCGCTCGGCATGGAGGTCTGCGTGACCCTCGGCGAACTCGGTCCCGACGAAGCCGTGGCCCTGAAGGAAGCCGGCGTCACCGCCTACAACCACAATCTCGACACCTCGCCGGAGCATTACCCGAACATCGTCACCACCCATACCTACGAGGACCGCCTGCGCACGATCTCGAACGTGCAGAAGGCCGGCATGTCGGTGTGTTGCGGAGGCATCCTCGGCCTCGGTGAAACCATCGACGACCGTCTGAAAATGCTGGAGGTCATTTCCAGCTTCAATCCGCAGCCCGAGAGCGTGCCGATCAATTCGCTGATGCCAATGCCCGGCACTCCGCTCGCGGAGAATCCGCAGGTCGATCCGCTCGACCTGGCCCGCATGATCGCCGTCACCCGCATCGCCATTCCGAAGGCAAAGGTCCGCCTGTCCGCGGGTCGCACCCGTCTCTCCGACGAAGCCCAGGCCTTGTGCTTCTTTGCCGGTGCCAACTCGATCTTCTACGGAGACAAGCTCCTCACTGCGAAGAACCCGGCGGTGGAAAAGGACCGTGCGCTGCTTTCCAAGCTGGGCCTCGGCACCCTCGCTCCGAATCCGGCGCTGACCGCTCCGGAAGCCGATCCCGAGCAGCCTCTGTCCCCGGCCTGCGAAACCGGCAGCCATTGCGGTTGCTGCTGA
- a CDS encoding MalY/PatB family protein: protein MTFDFDTPINRKGTGCIKFDRRPELDPFWVADMDFASAPEILEGIHRRVDHGIFGYAQAHEGLNEAVLEYLERRIGVKTPLAHVVHLGGLVPALSLATRAFCQRGEAVMTCTPVYPPFLNVHKDAGAELITVDHTFEDGRWTFDWAAMERAVTPQTKVFLLCNPQNPLGRVFSRYELEKLAIFCEENDLILVSDEIHCDLVLDEAATPHISALTFPEEFQKRTITLLAPSKTWNIAGLGYAFAVIPDDSVRRRFNAAKGHTLTEISALSYHAAEAAYRHGEPWRQQLIAYLRQNRDTLVDFIRDRCPGLIIHPGEATYLAWIDARALGHDNPALFFEKNAGLFLSDGAFFQWPGWIRFNFGCPRARMLEGLEKIAAVL, encoded by the coding sequence GTGACATTCGATTTCGACACGCCGATCAACCGCAAGGGAACGGGCTGCATCAAGTTCGACCGCCGTCCGGAGCTCGACCCGTTCTGGGTCGCGGACATGGATTTCGCCTCCGCCCCGGAAATTCTGGAAGGCATCCATCGCCGCGTCGACCACGGCATCTTCGGCTACGCGCAGGCACATGAAGGCCTGAATGAAGCCGTGCTCGAATACCTGGAGCGCCGGATCGGGGTGAAGACTCCGCTGGCCCATGTCGTCCACCTCGGCGGTCTGGTGCCCGCGCTTTCCCTCGCCACACGCGCCTTCTGCCAGCGCGGCGAGGCCGTGATGACCTGCACGCCGGTCTATCCGCCCTTCCTCAATGTCCACAAGGACGCGGGCGCGGAACTGATCACCGTGGATCACACCTTCGAGGATGGCCGCTGGACCTTCGACTGGGCGGCGATGGAGCGCGCCGTCACGCCGCAGACCAAGGTCTTCCTGCTCTGCAATCCGCAGAACCCGCTGGGCCGCGTCTTCAGCCGTTACGAGTTGGAGAAACTCGCGATCTTCTGCGAGGAAAACGACCTGATCCTGGTCTCGGACGAGATCCACTGCGACCTCGTGCTGGATGAGGCCGCCACACCGCATATTTCCGCCCTGACGTTTCCGGAGGAATTCCAGAAGCGCACGATCACCCTGCTCGCCCCGAGCAAAACCTGGAACATCGCGGGCCTCGGCTACGCCTTCGCCGTGATCCCGGACGATTCCGTGCGCCGCCGCTTCAACGCCGCCAAGGGCCACACCCTCACGGAGATCAGCGCCCTTTCGTACCACGCCGCCGAGGCCGCCTACCGCCATGGCGAGCCGTGGCGCCAACAACTCATCGCCTACCTGCGCCAGAACCGCGACACGCTGGTCGATTTCATCCGCGACCGCTGCCCCGGCCTGATCATCCACCCCGGCGAGGCCACCTATCTGGCGTGGATCGATGCCCGCGCGCTCGGCCACGACAACCCGGCGCTGTTTTTCGAAAAGAATGCCGGGCTGTTCCTCTCGGATGGCGCGTTCTTCCAGTGGCCGGGTTGGATCCGCTTCAATTTCGGCTGCCCCCGCGCCCGCATGCTGGAGGGCCTCGAAAAGATCGCCGCCGTGCTCTAA
- a CDS encoding family 2A encapsulin nanocompartment shell protein, whose translation MSPQPQSSAPLSLSAQSARNLATATVTPPQWDEITPRWLLKLLPYVDVDGGVYRVNRVKQKEGAPTLDLLTVDDGEPKLPATFVDYEEDPREHHLSTIQTVLHTHTRITDLYSNAIDQLREQVRLTVEAVKEREEWELLNHPQFGLLHEVAPEQVIKTRSGPPTPDDLDELLAKVWKKPAFFLANPKAIAAFGREATRRGVPPPTVTLFGSPFITWRGIPLIPTSKIAVDDSGKTSFLLVRVGENQRGVVGLQKAGVTGEIEPGLSVRYMGTDERSLASHLVTRYFSVAVLGEDAIARLDDVFIGNYHEYVYPKA comes from the coding sequence ATGAGTCCACAGCCCCAATCCTCCGCTCCCTTGAGCCTGAGCGCCCAATCCGCCCGCAACCTCGCCACCGCGACCGTCACCCCGCCGCAGTGGGATGAGATCACGCCGCGGTGGCTGCTGAAGCTGCTGCCGTACGTCGATGTCGACGGCGGCGTCTATCGTGTGAACCGAGTGAAGCAGAAGGAGGGCGCGCCGACGCTCGACCTGCTCACCGTCGATGACGGCGAACCGAAACTCCCCGCGACCTTTGTCGACTACGAGGAAGATCCGCGCGAGCACCATCTTAGTACGATCCAGACCGTACTTCACACCCACACCCGGATCACCGATCTCTACAGCAATGCCATCGACCAGCTCCGCGAGCAGGTGCGCCTGACGGTGGAAGCCGTAAAGGAGCGCGAGGAATGGGAGCTGCTGAACCATCCGCAGTTCGGCCTGCTCCATGAAGTGGCTCCGGAACAGGTGATCAAGACCCGCAGCGGTCCGCCGACGCCGGATGACCTGGATGAACTGCTGGCGAAGGTATGGAAGAAGCCCGCTTTCTTCCTCGCCAATCCGAAGGCCATCGCGGCATTCGGCCGGGAGGCCACCCGCCGTGGCGTGCCGCCGCCAACCGTGACCCTCTTCGGCTCGCCGTTCATCACCTGGCGCGGCATCCCGCTCATCCCGACCAGCAAGATTGCGGTCGATGATTCCGGAAAGACCAGCTTCCTGCTGGTACGCGTCGGTGAGAACCAGCGCGGTGTCGTTGGTCTCCAGAAGGCTGGTGTCACCGGTGAGATCGAACCCGGACTCTCCGTGCGCTACATGGGAACCGACGAGCGGTCGCTGGCCTCACATCTGGTGACGCGCTACTTCTCCGTGGCCGTGCTGGGCGAGGATGCCATCGCGCGTCTGGACGATGTCTTCATCGGGAACTACCATGAGTATGTCTATCCCAAGGCTTGA
- a CDS encoding cysteine desulfurase: MSIPRLELPGSGSPVPGDPFGTELIGRLANEFFREDFQSPVQAPDLPLVSRETVAEKPEAGLSGGFPTAASSATPPVHPTVVGAAPGDVDDYADSGGHESGSADSYEFGEPRSYADGLHGHVAESRGRDLPADRNWRPEPEPPASVPGANETQYYFLQGVRDLSAPMTEEAVASGVAGLSPFDVSAIRKDFPALHQRVNGRPLVWLDNAATTHKPHAVIDATSSFYSRDNSNIHRAAHQLAERSTALFEAGREKVQRFLGAADKHEIVFLRGTTEAINLIANSYGRQNIGEGDEIILTTLEHHANIVPWQLLAQQTGAVIRVVPINDRGELILEEFVRLLNPRTKIVSITHVSNALGTVNPVEQIIQLAHAHGVPVVVDGAQSTPHIPINVTALDADFFVFSAHKIFGPTGIGALYAKRHLLEAMPPWQGGGHMIKDVTFERTIYQSVPEKFEAGTPDIAGVVGLGAAVDYLMALGIPALAAYEHSLLEYAMEALATVTGLKPIGTAANKASVLSFVIPGIPNDKIAQHLDQHGIAVRAGHHCALPAQRHFGLETTVRPSLAFYNTHDEVDLLVEVLKKLPKR, encoded by the coding sequence ATGTCTATCCCAAGGCTTGAGCTGCCCGGCTCCGGCAGTCCCGTGCCGGGAGATCCTTTCGGTACGGAACTGATCGGTCGTCTGGCCAATGAGTTTTTCCGCGAAGACTTCCAATCTCCGGTACAGGCTCCGGACTTGCCGTTGGTTTCCCGTGAGACCGTGGCGGAGAAACCGGAAGCCGGTTTGTCCGGTGGGTTTCCAACAGCAGCGTCGTCAGCCACGCCGCCTGTGCATCCCACCGTGGTGGGGGCGGCACCCGGGGATGTGGATGACTACGCGGACTCCGGCGGCCACGAGAGCGGCTCGGCGGATTCGTATGAGTTTGGCGAGCCGCGTTCGTATGCGGACGGCCTGCATGGTCACGTGGCGGAGTCGCGTGGCCGGGATCTGCCCGCGGACCGGAATTGGCGGCCGGAGCCGGAACCGCCCGCGTCTGTTCCCGGTGCGAATGAAACGCAGTACTATTTCCTTCAGGGAGTACGGGATCTATCCGCGCCAATGACGGAAGAGGCCGTTGCATCAGGAGTCGCCGGGTTGAGTCCTTTCGATGTCAGCGCGATCCGGAAGGATTTCCCGGCGCTGCATCAGCGGGTCAATGGTCGACCTTTGGTGTGGCTGGACAATGCCGCCACCACGCACAAGCCGCATGCGGTGATCGATGCGACCTCGTCATTCTATTCGCGGGACAACTCGAACATCCACCGTGCGGCGCACCAGCTCGCGGAACGTTCGACGGCGCTTTTCGAGGCGGGGCGTGAGAAAGTACAGCGTTTTCTGGGAGCCGCGGACAAGCACGAGATCGTGTTCCTGCGAGGCACCACGGAAGCGATCAACCTGATCGCGAACAGCTACGGTCGCCAGAACATCGGAGAGGGTGACGAGATCATCCTCACGACACTCGAGCACCACGCGAACATCGTGCCGTGGCAACTGCTCGCGCAGCAAACGGGCGCGGTGATCCGGGTGGTGCCGATCAATGATCGCGGGGAATTGATTCTCGAAGAGTTCGTCCGCTTGCTGAATCCGCGGACGAAGATCGTCTCCATCACCCACGTTTCGAACGCGTTGGGAACGGTGAATCCGGTGGAGCAGATCATTCAGCTCGCGCACGCTCATGGCGTGCCGGTGGTGGTGGATGGCGCGCAATCGACGCCGCACATCCCGATCAACGTCACGGCGTTGGATGCGGATTTCTTCGTCTTCTCCGCGCACAAGATCTTCGGTCCCACCGGCATCGGCGCGCTGTATGCGAAGCGGCACCTGCTGGAAGCCATGCCTCCATGGCAGGGCGGGGGACACATGATCAAGGATGTGACCTTCGAGCGAACGATCTACCAGAGCGTGCCGGAGAAATTCGAAGCAGGCACTCCGGATATTGCGGGTGTGGTGGGTCTTGGTGCGGCCGTCGATTACCTGATGGCCTTGGGGATTCCCGCGCTGGCGGCGTATGAGCACTCGTTGCTCGAATATGCCATGGAGGCGCTCGCCACCGTAACTGGATTGAAGCCGATCGGCACCGCAGCCAACAAAGCCAGCGTGCTGTCGTTCGTGATCCCGGGAATTCCAAACGACAAGATCGCCCAACATCTGGACCAACATGGCATCGCGGTGCGGGCGGGCCATCATTGCGCGCTGCCCGCGCAACGTCACTTCGGTCTGGAGACTACGGTCCGGCCGTCGCTGGCATTCTATAACACGCACGATGAGGTCGATCTCCTTGTCGAGGTCCTGAAGAAACTCCCCAAGCGCTGA
- a CDS encoding rhodanese-like domain-containing protein, translating to MSSISPTGLKRLLDDQPDALVLDVRTPVEYAQIHVREARLEPLEKFESVDSIERLELPKDKPVYLLCRSGTRAAKAAEALRKAGYDQPVVVEGGTLGWIQAGLPVERSEKNIISLERQVRIGAGALVLLGVILSFAIHPAFIALSAFVGGGLVFAGITDWCGMGLLLAKAPWNQHHEP from the coding sequence ATGTCCTCCATTTCCCCCACCGGCCTCAAGCGTCTGCTGGACGATCAACCGGATGCACTCGTGCTCGATGTGCGGACGCCTGTGGAGTACGCGCAGATCCACGTGCGTGAAGCTCGCTTGGAACCTCTGGAAAAATTCGAATCCGTGGATTCCATCGAGCGTCTTGAATTGCCGAAGGACAAGCCGGTTTACCTTCTGTGCCGGTCCGGCACCCGTGCGGCGAAAGCGGCGGAAGCCCTTCGCAAAGCAGGCTACGATCAGCCGGTGGTCGTGGAAGGCGGCACTCTCGGCTGGATCCAGGCCGGACTTCCGGTCGAACGGAGCGAGAAGAACATCATCAGCCTGGAGCGGCAGGTCCGCATCGGTGCCGGTGCATTGGTCTTGTTGGGAGTGATCCTGTCCTTCGCCATCCACCCGGCGTTTATTGCCCTGTCCGCATTCGTTGGCGGCGGATTGGTATTCGCTGGCATCACCGACTGGTGTGGCATGGGACTGCTGCTCGCCAAGGCCCCGTGGAATCAACACCACGAACCATGA
- the epsC gene encoding serine O-acetyltransferase EpsC encodes MEPDEQTLAILDHSFDPYVVSLLASYEKMGGLNITDSLNTPSKRAVGEICRDLLQILFPGFHDNDSVAVGSLEMVTRARLTSVIERLADQVRKSVRIGNPNVPTGRTPPIMQRFCKALSVVRELLRTDIEAAYAADPAASGYDEIILAYPYIEAIAIQRLAHRLYRLGAPIIPRMMTEWAHSRTGIDIHPGARIGLGFFIDHGTGVVIGETCVIGNHVKLYHGVTLGARSFAKDDAGNVVRGTRRHPHVEDNVTIFPNSTILGGDTRIGANSTIGANVFLMKSVPPNTLVIYEEKQLSFYDKLAKKVRSNGLDFSI; translated from the coding sequence GTGGAACCGGACGAACAGACCCTGGCAATCCTCGATCACTCGTTCGATCCCTACGTGGTGAGTCTGCTTGCTTCCTACGAGAAGATGGGCGGACTGAACATCACGGACTCGCTCAACACGCCCTCGAAGCGGGCGGTGGGCGAGATCTGCCGTGATCTGCTGCAGATCCTGTTTCCCGGCTTTCACGACAATGACTCGGTCGCGGTCGGTTCGCTGGAAATGGTGACGCGCGCGCGGCTCACCAGTGTGATCGAACGGCTCGCGGATCAGGTGCGGAAGAGCGTGCGCATCGGCAATCCGAACGTGCCGACCGGTCGCACGCCGCCGATCATGCAGCGGTTTTGCAAGGCCCTCTCGGTGGTGCGCGAACTGTTGCGGACGGACATCGAGGCCGCGTATGCCGCCGATCCTGCGGCATCCGGTTACGATGAGATCATCCTCGCATATCCGTATATCGAGGCCATCGCGATCCAGCGTTTGGCCCATCGGCTCTACCGGCTCGGTGCGCCGATCATCCCAAGGATGATGACGGAGTGGGCGCACTCGCGCACCGGCATCGACATTCATCCGGGCGCGCGCATTGGTCTGGGCTTTTTCATCGACCACGGCACCGGTGTGGTGATCGGGGAGACCTGCGTGATCGGAAACCACGTGAAGCTCTATCACGGCGTGACGCTGGGCGCGCGCAGCTTTGCGAAGGATGATGCCGGGAATGTCGTGCGCGGCACGCGCCGACATCCGCATGTGGAGGATAACGTGACCATTTTCCCGAATTCCACGATCCTCGGTGGCGACACCCGCATTGGCGCGAACTCGACGATCGGAGCGAACGTCTTCCTCATGAAAAGCGTGCCGCCGAACACGCTGGTGATCTACGAAGAGAAGCAGTTGAGCTTTTACGACAAACTTGCGAAAAAGGTCCGTAGCAACGGCCTCGATTTTTCCATCTGA